From a single Planctellipticum variicoloris genomic region:
- a CDS encoding fused MFS/spermidine synthase, giving the protein MTSSSTGEHDDSAWEPEPAKPAAGSGNGETYKLAGGYTGSDIVITPMPVMAPPEPRKSALRKKSRRGDFWPLMGFNLLVFVSSVCVMTLELTASRLVGKHVGSSLYTWTSVIGVVLAGITVGNYLGGYIADRVDRRKALSWMFLISSMLCAAILWIDLQIAGIPRPESFSWPMWVLTIVAALFLLPSIALGAASPLVASMAISRSSKTGITVGNVYAWGALGSIVGTFLTGFYLIDAWGTRSIIGWTSAVLAMLGVIVASGQWVFRTAVVLGWLQTLGLLVLATIGSGDLFAGVVERLAGPPAVDDDAPGEWRQFARAVGEKFHEFGLLLKLRDDSPGRYYDESQYSYLEVGDDYVNDAPVKYLRLDKLIHSYYNPEEPTALYYEYEQVYAAVTKRVAGSPGPVTAPLAQFPGSAELLAKLPAGVIWDEATGVLRVERPSEQLFEQLSAISPDAPFWDVLNRLERETTRPSWGGFTALPLDGLPGGFTWPSDLEPELRYDELLHTITARQPVTKAIRDRLVGLTATAPWQRAIQKLRLESGRVNALFLGGGGFIFPRWVLEHFPGSEHLDVAELDPAVLKAVISQFGFTPADQERITTTIGDARNFVEDRYRQNERLLRDGHAPVLYDFIYGDAFNDFGIPWHLATKEFTERLRSLLSERGVFQANIIEIYPRTEFPGGLVETSQVVYPGILPGRFQKQNGAEFVSAELLPELTRLSTSAADGVGSTLTWRGPMSNALRDALHGLDDANVAWKDAIDDLWKQSHQRRVFEGTIPEGLLPESVPVESWMPCPGKFEGVEIWKRDDGRYVVAVRGGMTSELRDRLLHLAPADPAWLIAIDDLDRRSHRPEAGGQFLGRYTATCAALFPNLYLFSTSQQQPGNDRDTFVLVCSNQPLDLDRLEETGEWNHPPFASLETRAAGQPPAISGHMAAVLELSQDQILTDDFAPVDTLLKPVFTQQDD; this is encoded by the coding sequence ATGACCTCCAGTTCGACCGGCGAACACGACGACTCAGCCTGGGAACCCGAGCCCGCAAAGCCGGCTGCCGGCAGTGGCAACGGCGAGACCTACAAGCTCGCCGGCGGTTACACCGGCTCCGACATCGTGATCACGCCGATGCCGGTCATGGCGCCCCCCGAGCCCCGGAAATCGGCATTGAGGAAGAAGAGTCGGCGGGGGGACTTCTGGCCGTTGATGGGCTTCAATCTGCTGGTCTTCGTCTCCAGCGTCTGCGTGATGACGCTCGAGCTGACGGCCTCCCGGCTGGTGGGCAAGCACGTCGGAAGTTCTCTCTACACCTGGACTTCCGTCATTGGCGTGGTACTGGCGGGGATTACCGTCGGCAACTATCTCGGCGGCTACATCGCCGATCGCGTCGACCGCCGCAAAGCCCTGAGCTGGATGTTTCTGATTTCCAGCATGCTCTGCGCCGCAATTCTGTGGATCGACCTGCAAATCGCGGGGATTCCGCGGCCGGAGAGTTTCAGTTGGCCGATGTGGGTGCTGACAATCGTGGCAGCGCTGTTCCTGCTGCCGTCGATCGCCCTGGGGGCGGCGTCGCCGCTGGTCGCCAGCATGGCGATCTCGCGAAGTTCGAAGACTGGAATCACCGTCGGAAATGTCTACGCCTGGGGCGCGCTCGGTTCCATTGTCGGCACCTTTCTGACAGGTTTTTACCTGATCGATGCCTGGGGAACCCGTTCGATCATCGGCTGGACCTCCGCGGTGCTGGCCATGCTGGGCGTGATTGTCGCCAGCGGCCAGTGGGTCTTTCGCACGGCCGTCGTGCTGGGCTGGCTGCAGACGCTGGGACTGCTGGTGCTGGCGACGATCGGCAGCGGCGATCTGTTTGCCGGCGTCGTCGAACGCCTGGCCGGGCCGCCAGCGGTCGACGACGATGCTCCCGGCGAATGGCGGCAGTTCGCACGGGCGGTCGGGGAGAAATTTCACGAGTTCGGGCTGCTGCTCAAACTGCGCGACGATTCGCCGGGACGCTACTACGACGAGAGCCAGTACTCGTACCTGGAAGTGGGGGACGACTACGTTAACGACGCTCCCGTGAAGTACCTCCGACTCGATAAACTGATTCACAGCTACTATAACCCGGAAGAACCGACGGCCCTGTACTACGAATACGAGCAGGTCTACGCCGCGGTGACCAAACGCGTGGCGGGATCGCCCGGCCCGGTCACGGCGCCGCTGGCCCAGTTTCCCGGCTCGGCAGAACTGCTGGCAAAGCTGCCGGCGGGAGTCATCTGGGACGAGGCGACCGGCGTGCTGCGGGTCGAACGCCCGTCGGAACAGCTCTTCGAGCAGCTCTCAGCGATCTCGCCGGATGCTCCGTTCTGGGATGTGCTGAACCGGCTGGAACGGGAGACGACGCGGCCTTCGTGGGGCGGCTTCACTGCGCTGCCGCTCGACGGGCTGCCGGGTGGCTTCACCTGGCCGTCCGATCTGGAGCCGGAACTCCGGTACGACGAATTGCTGCACACGATTACGGCCCGCCAGCCGGTCACGAAGGCGATCCGCGACCGGCTCGTCGGATTGACGGCCACCGCCCCCTGGCAGCGTGCCATCCAGAAGTTGCGATTGGAGTCGGGCCGAGTCAATGCGCTGTTCCTCGGCGGCGGAGGCTTCATTTTTCCGCGGTGGGTGCTGGAACACTTTCCCGGTAGCGAACATCTCGATGTCGCCGAGCTGGATCCAGCCGTCCTGAAGGCCGTGATTTCGCAGTTCGGCTTCACCCCGGCAGACCAGGAACGAATCACCACGACGATCGGGGACGCCCGGAACTTCGTGGAAGACCGCTACCGGCAGAACGAACGACTGCTGCGCGACGGGCATGCTCCGGTCCTCTATGACTTTATCTACGGCGACGCCTTCAACGACTTCGGCATCCCCTGGCACCTCGCGACGAAGGAATTCACCGAACGACTTCGCAGCCTCCTGTCGGAGCGCGGCGTCTTTCAGGCGAACATTATTGAGATCTATCCCCGGACTGAATTTCCCGGCGGTCTGGTCGAAACTTCCCAGGTCGTCTATCCCGGGATCCTGCCAGGACGGTTTCAGAAGCAGAACGGCGCCGAGTTCGTCAGCGCCGAGCTCCTTCCGGAATTGACCAGGCTATCGACGTCCGCCGCCGACGGAGTCGGATCGACGCTGACCTGGCGCGGGCCGATGTCCAACGCGCTGCGCGATGCGCTGCACGGACTCGACGACGCGAATGTCGCCTGGAAGGACGCGATCGACGATCTCTGGAAACAATCGCACCAGCGACGGGTCTTTGAGGGGACAATTCCCGAGGGACTGCTCCCGGAGTCGGTGCCCGTCGAGTCCTGGATGCCCTGCCCGGGGAAGTTTGAGGGGGTCGAAATCTGGAAGCGCGACGACGGACGATACGTCGTGGCGGTTCGCGGCGGCATGACTTCGGAACTGCGCGATCGACTCTTGCACCTGGCCCCCGCGGATCCTGCGTGGCTGATCGCGATCGACGATCTCGACCGGCGTTCGCATCGTCCCGAGGCGGGCGGACAGTTTCTCGGGCGTTACACGGCCACCTGCGCCGCGCTGTTTCCGAATCTGTATCTCTTCAGCACGTCGCAGCAGCAGCCTGGAAACGATCGCGACACATTCGTGCTGGTCTGTTCCAACCAGCCGCTGGATCTCGACCGGCTGGAGGAAACTGGCGAGTGGAACCATCCGCCCTTCGCGTCACTGGAAACTCGCGCCGCTGGACAGCCGCCGGCGATCTCCGGGCACATGGCTGCGGTGCTGGAGCTGTCGCAGGACCAGATCCTGACCGACGATTTCGCACCGGTCGATACGCTGCTGAAGCCGGTCTTTACGCAGCAGGACGACTGA
- a CDS encoding ComEC/Rec2 family competence protein yields MLRVLLAVLLLNGAVTAATAGDRLDIYFIDVEGGAATLIVTPAGESMLIDSGYPDYGGRDRDRIIRVAKDVAKLDHLDHAVVSHWHLDHFGNHAALAAPLKIRNFWDRGIPERLEEDAKFPERIALYRAASQNQSKALKAGELLPLKSGTTPLTCKVVTASGEVIPNAGPANPFADRHKPQADDPSDNARSISLLLGFGKFRFLCCGDLTWNTEAKLMTPNNPIGQVDLFMVTHHGLEVSNNPVLVLAIDPRVAVFCNGPTKGGHETVLTTLREGKSLQDIYQLHRNVKLAADQQAPAEFIANQEDTNSCKGTWVKASVAPDGSEYTVQIGPEGKPRKYKTRS; encoded by the coding sequence ATGCTGCGTGTTCTGCTGGCGGTTCTGTTGTTGAATGGAGCGGTCACGGCGGCGACCGCCGGGGACCGGCTCGACATCTATTTCATTGATGTCGAAGGGGGGGCGGCCACATTGATCGTCACCCCCGCCGGCGAGTCGATGCTCATCGATTCCGGCTACCCCGACTATGGCGGTCGGGACCGGGACCGGATCATTCGCGTCGCGAAAGACGTCGCGAAACTGGACCATCTCGATCACGCCGTCGTGTCACACTGGCACCTTGATCATTTCGGAAATCACGCGGCACTGGCCGCGCCCCTGAAGATCCGCAACTTCTGGGATCGTGGAATTCCGGAACGGCTGGAAGAAGACGCCAAGTTCCCCGAGCGGATCGCCCTGTATCGCGCGGCCTCGCAGAACCAGTCGAAAGCGCTCAAAGCGGGCGAACTGCTGCCGCTGAAATCGGGAACGACGCCGCTCACATGCAAAGTTGTGACCGCCAGCGGCGAAGTGATCCCCAACGCAGGACCGGCGAATCCGTTCGCCGACCGTCACAAGCCGCAGGCCGATGACCCGTCCGACAACGCGCGGAGCATCAGCCTGCTGCTGGGATTCGGCAAGTTCCGCTTCCTCTGCTGCGGCGATCTGACCTGGAATACTGAAGCGAAACTGATGACGCCGAACAATCCGATCGGCCAGGTCGACCTGTTCATGGTGACGCATCACGGTCTGGAAGTGAGCAATAACCCGGTGCTGGTTCTGGCGATCGATCCGCGGGTCGCCGTGTTCTGCAACGGGCCGACCAAGGGGGGGCACGAGACCGTGCTGACGACGTTGCGGGAAGGGAAGTCCTTGCAGGACATCTATCAGCTTCACCGCAACGTGAAACTGGCCGCCGACCAGCAGGCGCCGGCGGAATTTATCGCCAACCAGGAGGACACGAACTCCTGCAAGGGAACTTGGGTGAAGGCCTCGGTGGCGCCGGACGGGAGCGAATATACCGTGCAGATCGGCCCCGAAGGGAAGCCTCGAAAGTACAAGACCCGCAGCTGA
- the dapB gene encoding 4-hydroxy-tetrahydrodipicolinate reductase has product MLKVGVNGAAGRMGQRVVALAVQDHGLKVVAAYEAENSPRLGQDAGVLAGIGPIGVLVTSDVGEAPDVIIDFSVPDGAVRIAGICEARRIPLVVATTGLSAEQKDVILTASQVAPVLMAPSMSLSVNIAMKLVAEAGRVLRDQPNGVDVEIIERHHRYKEDAPSGTALKFGEIVAGVMGQTEHIHGRHGRPGKRPPTEIAYHALRVGDNVGEHTIVFGMPGETLEVTVRGQSRDSYAVGALTAAKYIVTKSAGLYSMNDALGL; this is encoded by the coding sequence GTGTTAAAGGTGGGTGTGAACGGGGCGGCCGGGCGGATGGGGCAGCGAGTCGTCGCGCTCGCGGTTCAGGATCACGGCCTGAAAGTCGTGGCTGCGTACGAGGCTGAGAACAGTCCCCGGCTCGGTCAGGACGCGGGCGTGCTGGCCGGGATCGGACCGATCGGTGTCCTGGTGACGAGTGACGTCGGCGAAGCGCCGGATGTGATCATCGACTTCTCCGTCCCCGACGGAGCAGTGCGGATCGCCGGAATTTGCGAAGCCCGCCGGATCCCGCTGGTTGTTGCGACGACCGGACTGAGCGCCGAGCAGAAGGACGTGATTCTGACCGCGTCGCAGGTGGCGCCGGTGCTGATGGCCCCCAGCATGAGCCTGTCGGTCAACATCGCCATGAAGCTTGTCGCGGAGGCGGGGCGCGTGCTGCGAGATCAACCCAACGGCGTGGACGTTGAGATCATCGAGCGGCATCACCGCTACAAGGAAGACGCCCCCAGCGGCACGGCCCTGAAATTCGGCGAAATCGTCGCCGGGGTGATGGGGCAGACCGAGCATATTCACGGGCGGCACGGCCGACCGGGGAAGCGGCCGCCAACCGAAATCGCCTACCACGCACTGCGGGTGGGGGACAATGTCGGGGAGCACACGATCGTCTTCGGCATGCCGGGAGAAACCCTGGAAGTCACGGTCCGGGGGCAGTCGCGCGACAGTTACGCGGTCGGCGCCCTGACCGCGGCCAAGTACATCGTCACCAAGTCCGCCGGCCTGTACTCGATGAACGACGCCCTCGGCTTGTAG
- a CDS encoding DUF2156 domain-containing protein → MTIPPPSPAEPGRLEAMAYAHGLTSDAYLAVEPWRQTFWGSHGGAIAYARVGPYLKAVGSLLAPVGERDQLLAEFLDTVHTRRQTISFFNVIPGEVDRFRRQGFTVVKWGEEALLDLPGWTPAGSACAWLRRQRRHVARHDVVAEELTADRLTAPVRRELAEVCAASLRLKPQWADMRFFEGLPEFDRPGRRRIFVARRESGAGRIDAVVVANPYSDGKGWGLELYRHRPDAIRGAVPSTMLFAIDRFREEGVRQVSLCLSPGRGCGTVDETGDWLAHQAMRLGSSRFNVMFDPHGLYHFKSRFRPRFEPRYVCVWPRVTLGSLLSTGWLWGIWKVSPWRLGRVIARRLQAASARRSLERLGTAARH, encoded by the coding sequence GTGACCATCCCGCCGCCTTCCCCCGCTGAGCCCGGCCGCCTCGAAGCGATGGCTTATGCGCACGGACTGACCAGCGACGCCTACCTGGCCGTCGAGCCTTGGCGCCAGACGTTTTGGGGCAGTCATGGTGGCGCCATCGCGTACGCCCGAGTCGGCCCTTACCTCAAGGCAGTCGGCTCCCTGCTGGCCCCCGTCGGCGAGCGAGACCAGCTCCTGGCGGAATTCCTCGACACCGTCCACACCCGACGGCAGACCATTAGTTTCTTCAATGTGATTCCGGGAGAAGTCGATCGTTTTCGCCGACAGGGCTTTACTGTCGTTAAATGGGGGGAAGAAGCTCTCCTCGATTTGCCCGGCTGGACTCCTGCCGGCTCGGCCTGTGCCTGGCTCCGCCGGCAGCGGCGGCATGTCGCCCGGCATGACGTTGTCGCCGAAGAGCTGACCGCCGACCGGCTGACCGCGCCGGTTCGCCGGGAATTGGCCGAGGTTTGCGCCGCAAGCCTGCGGCTGAAACCTCAGTGGGCCGATATGCGTTTTTTCGAAGGATTGCCCGAGTTCGACCGGCCGGGCCGGCGGCGGATCTTTGTCGCCCGACGGGAATCCGGAGCAGGTCGGATCGATGCGGTCGTCGTTGCCAACCCGTACTCCGACGGGAAAGGCTGGGGACTGGAACTGTATCGCCACCGCCCGGATGCCATCCGGGGAGCCGTCCCCTCGACAATGCTCTTCGCGATCGACCGGTTCCGCGAGGAGGGAGTCCGTCAGGTCTCGCTCTGCCTCTCTCCCGGACGAGGCTGTGGAACCGTCGATGAAACCGGCGACTGGCTGGCCCATCAGGCGATGCGGCTCGGGTCCAGCCGGTTCAACGTCATGTTCGATCCGCACGGGCTCTACCACTTCAAGAGCCGGTTCCGTCCGCGGTTCGAGCCGCGCTACGTCTGCGTCTGGCCCCGAGTCACCCTCGGTTCGCTCCTCTCCACCGGCTGGCTGTGGGGAATCTGGAAGGTCTCCCCGTGGCGGCTGGGACGCGTCATCGCGCGGCGACTGCAGGCCGCGAGCGCGCGGCGGAGCCTGGAGCGACTGGGTACGGCGGCAAGGCACTGA
- a CDS encoding WD40 repeat domain-containing protein, whose amino-acid sequence MSRASQICCWTVLLLTAAGPAIAADPPDFNTDVLPVFRKYCNGCHNDKDAEGGLVLANFAATLKGGDNGATLVPGRSGDSRLWKMLAGSLEPKMPPEDQPAPRPAELAIIRAWIDAGAKAPVGKIEGLVTPTVRPTAPVREPVTSLAHAPNGRWVAVARPNAIEILSVSEKKPVVTLTGHTGAINEVGFSADSEWLIVAAGEVALAGEATLWKTADWSRAKIFRGHRDALYSAQLSPDGSLLATSGYDKQILLWDVATGQEQKTLAGHNDAVYSLAFHPAGKLLASASGDRTVKLWDVASGERLDTFSQPAKEQATVAASPDGRLIVAGGADNRIRVWEITQGGKEGTNPLRYARFAHEGPILRIAFSPDGKLLASSSEDRRIKLWETASFTQVAVLDRQSDWAAALCFSPDNHRLYIGRMNGELEIVSVDPRWADSKSSLKRLTEGSIALIPASDRPLQEVAEQEPNDTPTQTQLLELPATVNGTFAATAAGDPDLYRIDVKAGESWIVETNAARNKSNADTRIEILHADGAPVLRALLQAVRDSWINFRPIDSSQADVRLEFWEEMDLNQFLYMNGEVGKTFRAPQGPDSGYQLYLNGGKRRCYFDTTAVAHAKDEPAYIVEAYPPGSGIVDNGLPVFPLYFANDDDDERELGSDSRLTFTAPQDGAYLVRVTDSRGFGGDGFTYALTVRPPKPDFNVSIGTKNPKIPAGSGQRLSFSVDRIDGFDGDIQLEITGLPAGFTAETPVLIPAGHLETRSALHADGWAMQPSEQEWSRVEVTATAVVRGQTVRKPLGNLGEIKLEKPATIRVFLQPDDSRYQTPDGGLVIAPGTTITALIRVERHGFDGDVKFDVDNLPHGVIVDNIGLSGVLVRAKETERQIFLTARPWVPATERLIHAVAQTQGNQVTPPIRLTIRGTTELAGP is encoded by the coding sequence ATGTCTCGTGCCTCGCAAATCTGCTGCTGGACGGTGCTGCTCCTGACTGCCGCGGGACCGGCGATCGCCGCCGATCCGCCCGACTTCAACACCGATGTCCTCCCGGTCTTCCGCAAATACTGCAACGGCTGCCACAACGACAAAGACGCCGAAGGGGGTCTGGTTCTGGCCAACTTCGCCGCCACCCTCAAGGGGGGCGACAACGGCGCCACTCTGGTCCCCGGCAGGAGCGGCGACAGCCGGCTGTGGAAAATGCTCGCCGGCAGCCTCGAACCTAAAATGCCCCCCGAGGACCAGCCGGCCCCCAGGCCAGCGGAACTGGCGATCATTCGCGCCTGGATCGACGCCGGCGCGAAGGCCCCCGTCGGCAAGATCGAAGGTCTCGTCACTCCGACCGTCCGACCGACCGCGCCGGTCCGCGAACCGGTCACGTCGCTCGCCCATGCGCCCAACGGTCGCTGGGTCGCCGTCGCCCGGCCGAACGCCATCGAAATCCTCAGCGTCAGCGAGAAGAAGCCAGTCGTGACGCTGACCGGCCACACCGGGGCCATCAACGAGGTCGGCTTCTCCGCCGACAGCGAATGGCTCATCGTCGCCGCGGGCGAAGTGGCTCTCGCCGGCGAAGCCACCCTCTGGAAGACGGCCGACTGGTCCCGCGCAAAGATCTTCCGCGGCCACCGCGACGCCCTCTACTCGGCCCAGCTCAGTCCCGATGGGTCGCTGCTCGCGACCTCCGGTTACGACAAGCAGATCCTGCTCTGGGACGTCGCCACGGGGCAGGAGCAAAAGACCCTCGCCGGACACAATGACGCCGTCTACAGCCTGGCCTTTCATCCCGCCGGCAAGCTGCTGGCCAGTGCCAGCGGGGACCGCACGGTCAAACTCTGGGACGTCGCTTCGGGCGAACGGCTCGACACCTTTTCGCAGCCCGCCAAGGAGCAGGCCACCGTCGCCGCCAGCCCCGACGGCCGGCTGATCGTCGCCGGCGGCGCCGACAACCGCATCCGCGTCTGGGAGATCACTCAGGGAGGTAAGGAAGGAACCAACCCGCTCCGCTACGCCCGCTTCGCTCACGAAGGCCCCATCCTCCGCATCGCGTTCTCCCCCGACGGCAAACTGCTTGCGTCGTCTTCCGAAGACCGCCGGATCAAGCTCTGGGAAACCGCCTCGTTTACGCAGGTCGCAGTCCTCGACCGCCAGTCCGACTGGGCCGCCGCCCTCTGCTTCTCCCCCGACAACCACCGGCTCTACATCGGCCGGATGAACGGCGAACTGGAAATCGTCTCGGTCGATCCCCGCTGGGCCGACTCGAAATCCAGCCTCAAACGCCTGACCGAGGGCTCCATCGCCTTGATCCCCGCCAGCGACCGTCCCCTGCAGGAAGTCGCCGAACAGGAACCGAACGACACCCCCACCCAAACCCAGTTGCTGGAACTGCCGGCGACAGTGAATGGCACATTCGCCGCGACCGCCGCAGGCGACCCCGATCTCTACCGGATCGACGTCAAAGCCGGCGAGTCCTGGATCGTCGAAACCAACGCCGCCCGCAACAAATCGAACGCCGACACGCGGATCGAGATCCTCCACGCCGACGGCGCCCCGGTCCTGCGGGCGCTGCTGCAGGCGGTCCGCGATTCGTGGATCAACTTCCGTCCGATCGACTCCAGCCAGGCCGACGTCCGCCTGGAATTCTGGGAAGAAATGGACCTGAACCAGTTCCTCTATATGAACGGCGAAGTCGGCAAGACGTTTCGCGCCCCCCAGGGGCCAGACTCCGGTTACCAGCTCTACCTCAACGGCGGCAAGCGACGCTGTTACTTTGATACGACCGCGGTGGCGCACGCCAAGGACGAACCCGCCTACATCGTCGAGGCCTATCCCCCCGGCTCGGGCATCGTCGACAACGGCCTGCCGGTCTTTCCGCTCTACTTCGCCAATGACGACGACGACGAACGCGAGCTCGGCAGCGACTCCCGCCTGACCTTCACCGCCCCGCAGGACGGCGCCTACCTGGTCCGCGTGACCGACAGCCGCGGCTTCGGCGGCGACGGCTTCACCTATGCCCTGACCGTTCGACCGCCGAAACCCGACTTCAACGTTTCGATCGGCACGAAGAACCCGAAGATCCCCGCCGGGAGCGGCCAGCGGCTCTCGTTCAGCGTCGACCGGATCGACGGCTTCGATGGCGACATCCAGCTCGAAATCACGGGGCTTCCCGCCGGCTTCACTGCCGAGACTCCGGTCCTGATCCCCGCCGGGCATCTGGAAACCCGCAGCGCCCTCCACGCGGACGGCTGGGCCATGCAGCCCAGCGAGCAGGAATGGTCTCGCGTCGAAGTCACCGCCACCGCGGTCGTTCGCGGCCAGACGGTCCGCAAGCCGCTCGGCAACCTCGGCGAAATCAAGCTGGAGAAACCGGCGACGATCCGCGTCTTCCTGCAACCGGACGACTCGCGGTATCAGACGCCGGACGGCGGGCTGGTCATCGCGCCGGGAACGACGATCACGGCCCTGATCCGCGTCGAACGGCACGGGTTCGACGGCGACGTGAAATTCGACGTCGATAACCTTCCCCACGGCGTCATCGTCGATAACATCGGCCTGTCGGGGGTGCTCGTCCGGGCGAAAGAGACCGAACGGCAGATTTTCCTCACGGCCCGACCCTGGGTTCCCGCCACCGAACGGCTGATCCACGCCGTCGCCCAGACCCAGGGCAATCAGGTCACTCCCCCGATCCGGCTGACGATCCGCGGCACAACGGAACTGGCCGGCCCGTAG